From the genome of Chlorocebus sabaeus isolate Y175 chromosome 2, mChlSab1.0.hap1, whole genome shotgun sequence, one region includes:
- the LBP gene encoding lipopolysaccharide-binding protein — MGALAGALPSILLALLLTSTPEALGANPGLVARITDKGLEYAAQEGLLALQSELLRITLPDFTGDVRIPHAGRGSYEFRSLNIHSCELRHSALRPVPGQGLSLSISDSFIRVQGRWKVRKSFLKLQGSFDVSVKGISISVNLLLGSESSGRPTVTASSCSSDIDDVEVDMSGDLGWLLNLFHNQIESKFQKILKSRICKMIQKSVSSDLQPYLQTLPVTTEIDSFAGIDYSLVEAPRATAQMLEVMFKGEIFHRNHRSPVTLLAPVINLPEEHNKMVYFALSDYVFNTASLVYHEEGYLNFSITDDMIPPDSNIRLTTKSFRPIVPRLARLHPNMNLELQGSVPSAPLLNFSPGNLSVDPYMEIDAFVLLPSSSKEPVFRLTVATNVSAILTFNTSKITGFLQPGKIKVELKESKVGLFNAELLEALLNYYILNTLYPKFNDKLAEGFPLPLLKRVQLYDLGLQIHKDFLFLGANVQYMRV; from the exons ATGGGGGCCTTGGCCGGGGCCCTGCCGTCCATACTGCTGGCATTGCTGCTCACGTCCACCCCAGAGGCTCTGGGTGCCAACCCCGGCCTGGTCGCCAGGATCACCGACAAGGGACTGGAGTATG CGGCCCAGGAGGGACTATTGGCTCTGCAGAGTGAGCTGCTCAGGATCACGCTGCCTGACTTCACCGGGGACGTCAGGATCCCCCACGCCGGCCGTGGGAGCTATGAGTTCCGCAG CCTGAACATCCACAGCTGTGAGCTGCGTCACTCTGCACTGAGGCCTGTCCCTGGCCAGGGCCTGAGTCTCAGCATCTCCGACTCCTTCATCCGGGTCCAGGGCAGGTGGAAGGTGCGCAAGTCATTCTT GAAACTACAAGGCTCCTTTGATGTGAGTGTCAAGGGCATCAGCATTTCAGTCAACCTTCTGTTGGGCAGTGAGTCCTCAGGGAGGCCCACAGTTACTGCCTCCAGCTGCAGCAGCGACATCGATGACGTGGAGGTGGACATGTCGGGAGACTTGGG GTGGCTGTTGAATCTCTTCCACAACCAGATCGAATCCAAGTTCCAGAAAATACTGAAGAGCAGG ATTTGCAAAATGATCCAGAAATCGGTGTCCTCCGATCTACAGCCTTATCTCCAAACTCTGCCAG TTACAACAGAGATTGACAGTTTCGCTGGCATTGATTATAGCTTAGTGGAAGCCCCTCGGGCAACAGCCCAGATGCTGGAGGTGATGTTTAAG GGTGAAATCTTTCATCGTAACCACCGTTCCCCAGTTACCCTCCTTGCTCCAGTCATAAACCTTCCCGAGGAACACAACAAAATGGTCTACTTCGCCCTCTCAGATTATGTCTTCAACACAGCCAGCCTGGTTTATCACGAGGAAGGGTATCTGAACTTCTCCATCACAGATGACATG ATACCGCCTGACTCTAACATCCGACTGACCACCAAGTCCTTCCGACCCATCGTCCCACGG TTAGCCAGGCTCCACCCCAACATGAACTTGGAGCTCCAGGGATCAGTGCCTTCTGCTCCGCTCCTGAACTTCAGCCCTGGGAATCTGTCTGTGGACCCCTATATGGAGATAGACGCCTTTGTGCTCCTGCCCAGCTCCAGCAAGGAGCCTGTCTTCCGACTCACTGTG GCCACTAATGTGTCCGCCATCTTGACCTTCAATACCAGCAAGATCACTGGGTTCCTGCAGCCAGGAAA GATAAAAGTGGAACTGAAAGAATCCAAAGTTGGACTATTCAAT GCGGAGCTGTTGGAAGCACTCCTCAACTACTACATCCTCAACACCCTCTACCCCAAATTCAACG ATAAGTTGGCTGAAGGCTTCCCCCTTCCTCTGCTGAAGCGTGTTCAGCTCTACGACCTCGGACTCCAGATCCATAAG GACTTCCTGTTCTTGGGTGCCAACGTCCAATACATGAGAGTTTGA